Part of the Legionella cardiaca genome, AATAATGAGCGAAACTATTTTATTCAACAAATGGGAAGCAATGCTCAGGATACAGCCACTTCATTAGGTTTGTCGCTTTCTCATGCACTGGTTAACCAAGATAAAGCCCTCATGCTTTCTATGGTGCAGGCTGTATTTGATCGTGGTTATTTTTCTTTGATTGAAGTTCGAAATATGGAAGGGAAGCTATTAATTTCGCGGCAACAACTTAAACAAAAAGAAAAAGTGCCTGGATGGTTTAAAAAATTTATTCAATTAACTCCCCCAGTGCGCTCGTCAATTGTCATGAGTGGCTGGAATCAAATCGGTGAAATTTTTGTGGCAACAGATCCGAATTATGCATTGAATGCACTGTGGGATAATGCCCGCGAGCTAATTGCCTGGTATGTACTGTTTGCTTTGCTTTCATTGTTCATCGTTTATCTTTTTATAAATTGGTTACTGAAACCTTTCAAACGAGTCACTGAACAGGCACAAGGAATTTGCCAGCGCCAATTCCCTATACAGGAACAGATTCCAAAAACACCCGAATTCAAAAAGGTTACTCTTGCTATGAATCAAATGGTGATGAGAGTAAAACGTATTTTCAAAGAGCAGTTAGAACAAATAGAAAAATTACGCGATCAGTCTTTCCAGGATTCCTTAACTAATATAGGAAATCGACGATACTTTTTACAACAACTTACCTCTTTGCTAAGTGATGAAGAGGAATTTACTCCCGGCTTTATAATCTTGGTTGCCGTAGATGGTCTCGAACGCTTAAATAAGGAATCAGGATTTCAGGAAGGGGATAAGGTGCTTTGCGATATTGCCAACGTATGTGCCAATTTTTGGCCCTCTGACACAATCATTAATCTATCCAGGATCAGCGGTAGTAATTTTGCATTATTAATAAAAGAAAGTGATGCCAACGAATTCGTAAAAAACTGTGACAAATTTAATGAAGAAATAAAAAAATCATTAAAAAGCTATCCATGCCAAGCTTTTGTAGCAGCAGTTCCTTATTCATTACATCAAACACCTACTGAATTGTTGATTGAAGCAGATAAAATTTTAAAACATTCAAGGAATGAAGCAAACAAGTTATCATTTAGTGCAAGTATAAATAGTTATGAGCCGACTATTACTGGCGAAGAAATAACAGCGGCTTTATCAACGTCAAAAATTTCTTTATATAATCAATTGATTGTTTCAAATCGAGACAGTTTTCATCGAGAAATTTTCGTACGACTTAACGAGAATGGACGCGAACTGTGTGCAGGCTATTTTATGCCTATAGCAGAGAAAGCTGGGAAAGCTCATTTGGTTGATCAGGCTGTTCTGAAGAAAGTGTTGGCAGAGAATCTCTTGACTCGTTTCACAATTGCTTTAAACCTTACAGCAGAGACGATTTTGAATCCGCAATATCGCGAAGATTATCTGGCAATGCTTGGAAAGATACCTATGAAGCATCGCAATAGGCTCCATTTGGAGATGAATGAAACGACAGTATTAAAAAATTTCTCAAAAGTATTGCTCTTTGTCAAAGCATTGCAAAAATTAAATATCAATGTCGGCATAGATCAAGTTGGTATTAATTTTTCACCAATGCATTATTTAAATGAGCTTCCAATTAATTACATCAAGTTACATGGCAGCCTATTTCATGACATCACGGAAAATGAAAATAAACAGTTCTTCATCCATTACTTTAACGAAATGGCAAAAACACTTGATATAAGTGTGATTGCCACATTCATCGAAAGAGAGGAGCAGTGGGAAATTTTACAAAAATTAGGGGTTACATGGGGACAGGGGAAATTTATAAGTGCCATTGAACCTCTAACAGATGTCACTACACACTAGATGGCTTACCAACCTTGGTAAGCGTCTTCTTTGCATTCAACACCCTCTTTGAGAGTGACTTTTTTTCCTGATAAGGCTGGAATTCGCTCACCGGGTAATATAATGCCGACTAAATTCAAGGGATCAGCGGCGGAAAAGCTAACACTCATTGCGTCAGGCGTTTTCTTTTTAATAGCGCGAACCGAGTCAACTGCATAAGGTAGGGCAAATTGCTCTCCCAGAAAACCACTGACAAAACGGCCTCCTCTAATCTCTCCCTGTGCTTCCAAACGACGAAAGACAATAAGTAAATCGCGCCAGCTGGAGATAATTTTCTCCCTTGCCAATAATTCACGAAAGAATATGCCATATCGTTTTAGTAAAACCCAACAGGTGGCCTCAAGTTGTCTATCTTTGGTTGTTATTTTTTTTCTATTTAATAGAGACCACCGACCGGTGGCATGTCTAAAAATGCTACGACTTCTTCTTCCTGTCCGACGATGAGGGTCTATCAATGCACGTAAATTATCAAAACCATCAGCAGTAATTAATCCAGCTGAAACCAACTCCCATAAACCTGCTTCAATTTCGGCCTTCAAATGATTGACTCCATCGGTAATATCTACAAAAAAAGAAGCCCCATTTTCTTTTAAATAAAAATAGATGTTCTGTGCAACATGACTTAGAGAGGGTTGTAGTTCATTCTCTAAAGGAGGCATGTTGCTCATCCAATCGGCATCTTCACGAATAAAAAAAGTAATTGGAGCCACACTGGTGGGGATTATACGTTTATATTTTAAAGAACCGGGGGAGGCGCTATTTTCTTGTACTGCTAATGCGGGATGAGGTGATAAACGTCCCCAACCTATTACCCCTGTCAAACAAAGGCGATCTAACATATCTGGGGTATAGTCTTTTACTCGTCTGGCAAAAATTTGCTTTTCCCAGGCATTGGCCGGAATCTCATAGCCTTGTAATTGTCTAATAGCTTCTAACAACCCGTGTTCGCCTTTTAATTCCGTACCGGGCATGACATGCTGCCAGTTTATTAGCCAACGCATAAATTGTGCAGCGGTTACGGGTTCAATTTCCTGGCGTAATTTGCCTAAAGTGAGGTTATGAATTCTGGCTAAAAGCCGCCGCTCACACCATTCAACTTGTTGTTGTTTTGTTGTTCTAAAGTAACCACGCAAAATTGATCCTGAAGATTCTAGATGAAGTAGTGCCTGTTCAATTTCAGCTTCTTTTAAACCCAGTGTATTAGCAAGTTCATGAGCGTGAATAGGCCCGGTATGTTGCATCCAGCCTCTTAACATTTGAACAATAGCAGCCTCACGCTCTAAAGATTGCTCCTTAATATCAGGTAGTGTGGTATCAAAAATTGCCTCAGGATAAATTTCAGCGAAGCTATGTTTTTTTTCTGTGGCTATCCAAAATTGCTTATTTGCAACAGAGGCTATACCTGCGCGATTCTGGTTGCTTAGTTGTTCGAAAAAAAGTTTCCATGCAGGAAACAGCGTATGTATATTACTCAAGTGAATATCGATTGGCAGGGCAATTAAACTTTGCAATGTGTCGTGTAATTCATCCGCATTTCTAATATCTGGCCAAGCCTGTTTTTGAACTTCAATAATGGCATCTGGATCAAGTGCGCCCACTTCACGTAAAACAGACTCTGGCAAAAAACGACGCATTTCTACCGCTCTGGCTCGCCTCTCTTCTAAGGGGGCATCATCAAGAAAAGCATAGGGATTTGCATTTAAAATTTCATGGGAAAACACAGAAGGTACAGGGGTGTCGATGGCCAAACATTGAATTTTTCCCTCGTTGATTCTTTCAAGAAGTTTAATAAGACCTTCGATATCAAGCGCTTCCGTGAGAGCATCTTTCATGGTTTCAATAATTAACGGATGTTTTGGAAGCTCGATGTCTTGCCCGGCTAGATTATCCTGACACGCAGCGGCGTCGGGAAATACAGCGGCTAATAAATCATCTGAAAGCATCCGCAGAATATTCGGGGGTATTTTTCTACCATTGCGAAAGCGTACCAAAGCTAGCGATCGGGTTGCCGCCCATCGCCAGCGCGTTGTAAAAAGAGGCGATTGCAAAATCGCTTGTGTTATCACCTCAGTAATTGAATTTGGATGTAAAAAATGAAAAACATCAGCTAAAGGAAAGCTATGCTGTTCAGCAAGAGCAATATTAATGCCGTCATCTGTCGCTGCTGCTTGTAATTCAAAATTGAACGAGCGACAGAAGCGCTTTCTTAAAGCAAGCCCCCACGCTTTGTTAATACGGGCTCCAAAAGGAGAATGAATAACAAGTTGCATACCACCTGACTCATCAAAGAAACGCTCAGCAATAATAATTTCCTGAGTTGGGATCGCTCCTAAAACGGCTCGTCCTTCCAAAATGTATTCAATAAGTTGCTCAGCCCCGGCATCATTAACTCCACATTGTTCTTTTAACCAGTTTATCGCGGCAGAAGCAGCAGATTGTTTTTGAATTTCTTCAACAGGAGAAAGAGTTAAAGGAAGCAATTCATCTATTTTTTTTCGTAAATAAGAAACTTGCAGGGAGAGTTCATCTGAGCGAGGGGGAGCTTCGCCGCGCCAGAAAGGAACGCTGGGAGGGGAGCCATGAGCGTCTTCGACCAGGACTCTTCCCTTGGTACTTTCTATTCGTTTAATTTTCCAGGAAGTATTGCCGAGCAGAATAATATCACCGCGATTGCTTTCAACAGCAAAGTCTTCATCCAAGGTACCTACCATAACTTCATTAGGCTCTGCGATTACCGTAAATAAACCATTTTCCGGAATGGCTCCGCCACTTGTAATGGCTGTTAAACGGCTGCCACGACGCGCTTTAACGATGCCATTAACGCGATCACGAAAGAGATAAGCACCGTATCGTCCGCGGGAGCCTGCAATACCATTAGCAAGCATCTCTAAAACAGAATCAAATTGTTCTCGAGAGAGGTTTTTATAAGGAAAACTTTTTTTAATTAGTTTAAATAATTCATCCTCATACCAATCATCTGTTGCGCAGGTTGCAACGATTTGTTGCGCTAAAATGTCTAGAGGTACCTCGGGAACCAGTAATTGATCTAATTCTTTGTTGCGAATGGCATGAACTAAGGCGGCGCATTCAAGTAATTCATCGCGTGTGGTCGCAAAAATTCTTCCCTTTGAAATAGCGCCATGCCAGTGACCTGAGCGACCAATGCGCTGCAAAGCAACAGAAATCAAACGAGGTGAGCCAAGTTGGCAAACAAGATCAACCGTACCAATATCAATTCCTAATTCCAAGGATGCTGTTGCTACCAGTGCTTTCAGTTCACCATTCTTTAATTTTGTTTCAGCTGCCAAGCGTAGCTTACGCGATAAACTCCCATGGTGAGCTGCCACTAACTCTTTTCCTAAACGTTCGGCCAGATGATGAGCAACACGTTCTGCCAGCCGTCTGGTATTAACAAAAATTAACGTAGAACGATTTTGCCTTGCTAGTTCTGCCAAGCGCTCATAAATCTCATCCCACATTTCATTGGATGCAACAGGGGCTAGTTCGCTGGAAGGAACCTCAATATGAAGTTCAAGTTGACGAGTATGACCAATATTGATAATCACTGGTTTAGGTCGATCATTTCCTGTAAGAAAATTAGCAACAATATTGATAGGTTTTTGCGTCGCTGATAGACCAATGCGAACGGGGGACTGAATGCTAATTGCTTCTAATCGTTCTAAGGATAACGAGAGATGTGTTCCCCGTTTATTGTTTGCTAATGCATGAATCTCATCAATTATGACAGTTTTTACATCTTTCAGAATAGTGCGACTTTTTTCAGCAGTAAGTAATAAATAAAACGACTCAGGGGTAGTTACTAAAATATGAGGGGGTTTTTTTAGCATGGCTTGTCTTTCACGAGGAAGCGTGTCACCCGTACGCACGGCAATTTGTATTTCCTCCATTTCATAGCCTTGTTCTTTCCCCAATTTGAAAATCTCAGCCAGGGGGCCGATGAGATTTTTTTGAATGTCATTTGTTAGTGCTTTTAATGGTGAGACATACAGCACTTGTGTTTGATTAGTTAATTCTTTAGCAATGGATTGACGTACTAGCTTATCGATGCAAACGAGAAATGCAGCAAAAGTTTTCCCCGAGCCCGTAGGCGCAGAAATTAAAGTGGTATTGCCTGCAAGAATCTGCGGCCAACCTTGTTCTTGTGGTTCCGTTGCTGAGATAAATTGCTTAACAAACCATTCGCGAACCAGAGGATGTGCCCAGGGCAGGCTGTCAGAATACGTTGAAGTCATAAAATACAGTATATGTGAAATTAACCTTTTATGCAGGCTAAAGGGGTTAAGAATGCAACTCGCCGTGCTAAACCGGCAAACTCCGTGGCTTCAACCACTTTATGGACATCTTTGTAAGCACCAGGTGCTTCTTCAGCGATACCGCGCATGGAGCTGCTACGAATATATATTCCTGCATGTCTCAACTCGTCAATAAGCGTTCTTCCTTGCCAGCGTTTTAACGCTTGTCGGCGACTCATTTGTCGTCCAGCACCGTGACAAGCAGAGGCAAAGGCATGATTTAAATCTGGTGGATTACCCGCTAATATAAATGAGCCTGTTCCCATACTGCCGCCAATACAAACTGGCTGACCCACCTCTTTATAACGTTTTGGTAAGGTTGGATGTTGCGGGCCAAAAGCACGCGTGGCTCCTTTACGATGAACATAGAGCATTTGTTCTTTGCCGTTAACGACATGTTTTTCTTGCTTGCAAGTATTATGAGAAACATCAAACAACGTTTCAAGATTAGCATGAGGAAGTATGTTAGCAACGGCTTCTCGCGTTAAATGGACAATAATTTGGCGATTAGCTAAAGCACAATTAATTCCAGCATTCATTGCTCCCAAATATCGTTGGCCTTCCTCTGAAAGAATAGGAGCACAGGCTAATTCTCTATCTGGTAAATGAAGTCCCAATTTGCTTGCTGCTTTTGCTAGCGAAACTAAATAATCAGAACCAATTTGATGACCTAAGCCACGTGAGCCGCAATGAATGGCGATAATAATTTGATTCTTGCTGAGGCCAAACGCTTTCGCTGCATTTTCATCATAGATCTGTTTAACAAGCTGAATTTCTAAATAATGATTACCGGATCCTAACGTGCCCATTTCATGTAATTGACGCTTTTTGGCATGGTCAGAAACATAGTTGGGGAGTGCACCATCGACACAACCATTTTCTTCAACATACTCTAAATCTTCTTTTTTGCCATAACCCTCACTAATTGCCCATTTCGCACCACCCAACATGACCTTATCCAATTCTTTGACAGATAAACGCAGTTTTCCTGTTGAGCCAACACCTGAGGGGACATATAAAAAAAGTTGTTCAGCCAAATCTTCAATGTGGGGCAAAATATCATCGAGAAAAAGATTAGTACGTAAGCAACGAATACCGCAAGAAATATCAAAGCCTACACCGCCGGCTGAAATAATTCCACCTTCATTAGCATCGAATGCGGCCACGCCACCAATAGGAAAACCATAACCCCAATGAGCATCAGGCATGGTCATAGCCTGACCAACTAGTCCAGGTAAACTCGCTACATTGATGATTTGTTCGCGGACTTTTTCATCCATAGCTGCTATTAATTCTTGGGTGCCATACATCATTACTGAATGAGGTTTTTCATCAGGCGCCCAACGATAGTCATCAATTCGTTTTATTTGTGACATATCCACAAGCAATCTCTCCATCTATGCTGTTAAACATCGACAACACATTTAGCTTCCCATATATTATTTATTTGTTTTACGGACAACATTGTCAAGGTAGCACCCTTTACATCAATTCCCCGTTCAATCTTTTCGTTCCATTGTTCGCCCTGAGCTTCGCCGTGCCATGTACTACCTGCATTTTCAACTTTAAAATGAGCCAATATTAAATGATGTTCCTGCGCGTTCGCGATTAGCAAATTCAGCCAGGTAACAAATGCTAATTCAATATCATTTTCTTCAAACACAAAAGAAATGGCTTTTTGAGTGGTGACTGTGGACAAATCTCCCATTAAAGCAAACATTGCTTTGGCGGCTTGTTCAAAGCTTTGTTCTAAAGATGAGCCTCTTCCAATAATGCCAATATCTGCATCGTGGTCAAAATAGTTTTGATCATTCATGGTGTAAAGTCCCTAATCTATTTCCTTGAGCCTGATGACAATCTACTGTTGTCATCAAAGTCCGTTCAGCCCAATTGTCGTTGATTTTTATCTAAGGCAAGGCGAAATGCCAGCTCATTGCTTTGGACAACTCTTCCAGCATGATTTCCCCACGAATACTATTTCCTTTGGGGTTGACTCGAGGACTCAGTACAACAATTCCGGCTTTACCTGGCAGTGCTGCAATTGTATATCCGGAAACACCACTTTTGGCTGGTATACCTGTTTTAACCATATGCGTGCCTGTTTCGTCATATAAACCGCAAGTAGCCATAATTGCTAAAGTAATTTTGCAAGTTTCCAGGGAAATTATTTGGCCGCCACCAACAGGATCTTTGCCACCGTTAGCAAGCAGTGTGGGTAAATAGAGCATTTGCTCAAGCTCTGCTTCATAGGAGCAGAGGGTAAAATATAAATCCAGCGTTTCGCTTACTCCGGCTCCTAAATTGTTTCTGCTTTTCAGTAAATAAGCGAGAGAGCGATTGCGATCACCAGTTCTTTTTTCAGAGGCAAAAACGAGAGGATTAATACTAAGCCGTTGATTAAAAAGTTTTTGTACCCAATGTTCTAACCAGGCAAATTGCTGTTCGCCAATACCTGGAATATGGGAGCATAAAGTAATTGCACCCGCATTTAACATTGGATTAGAAGGTTTAGGACCAAATTGCTCAAGACGAGTAATCGAAGCAAAATCGTCTCCTGATGGCTCGACTTTCACCCATTCAAACAGTTGCTCAGCACCAAATTCTTCAAGCAGGCCGATGAGAGTAATCATTTTGCCGGTACTTTGTAGGGTTACTGGGGCGAGAGGTTGATTGCTGTAGGATAACGATTCACCACCAAGGGTATGCACCGCTATGGCAGTAAGATCTTTATTAACATTCGCTAATTCAGGAATGTAATTAGCCGTATTGCCTTCCTGGCTGAGTTCTGCTTTGCTCACCAGTTGTTTCAAGAGATCAACAGTTATTCGATTCTGTGTCATAGACTCTCGGATAAAAAAAAGGGTTTGCATTATGCTAAATTTAGCACACTAATACAAATAAAAGAGCAAATATGAGATGAGGAATCGTTGCTTTTGTTTATAATTCCTGTCATTCCCACGAAAGTGGAAATTTATCCTCTAAACGGAGGAAAGAATAACTAGGATGGTTAGATTCCCACCTACGCAGAAATGACATTTTTTCTTGTTAGGGAAGAGATTCGCGCTAGTTCAAAGAGACAAAAACTCTCTTAATTTACCTCCTATGTCTGGTGCTCTCATAAGGCTTTCACCAATAAGGAAACAATGAATTTGATTGTTTAGCATGAGCTGGATGTCCTCGCGAGTATTAATCCCACTTTCGGTAATCATAATTTTATTTGCCGGGAGATTTTTAACTAATTCAATACTTGTGCGGATATCGGTTGTGAAGGTATGCAAGCTGCGATTGTTAACCCCCATTAATGGTGTCGGAAGTTCTATGGCTCGTTGCAATTCTTCAAGTGTATGGCTTTCTACTAACACAGCCATATTCAGTTCTTGCGCTAATTGGCAATAATCTCTAAGTTGATGATCGTCGAGCATTGCAACAATAAGTAGAATACAGTCAGCGCCCAGAAAGCGGCTTTCATAAATTTGATAAGGATCAATAATGAAATCTTTGCGTAGTACGGGTAAAACTGAATTTTCTTTAGCCACCGCAAGAAAAGAAGGATGGCCTTGAAAGAAATTAATATCAGTAAGAACGGATAAGCACCGGGCACCATTCTTTTCATAGATTTTAGCAATAGTGGCCACATCAAAATCAGCGCGAATCAATCCTTTACTTGGGGAGGCTTTTTTAATTTCGGCAATAATTGCAGGGTTAGCATTATTAAGATTAGCAATGAAGTCTCGGGGTAGGGGATTGTTGTGTTCCATTAAAACTTCTAACGGTAGATTTCGTTTGGCCAATTCAACTTCTAATTTTTTATGTTCTGCTATTTTATTGAGAATGCTATTCATATATTTGCCCTTTGTGGGTTAATTCTTTTAGTTGCTGGAATCGTCGTTGAGCCTCTCCGCTATCGATTGCTTCTTTTGCTTTTTCGATGGCATCAGAAAAACTCATTGAGGAATCAGCGCAATAAAGGGCAAGAGCGGAATTTAGGAGTACGATATCACGTGCTGGCCCTTGTTGTCCGTTGAATACACCTTTAGCTAACGCTAAGCTTTGCGTTGGTGAATCCACAATTATTTCGTCCAAACTTGAATGGAAGCAATTATAATCTTTTGGGTTAATGCTCCAATGACGCAATTGCCCATGCTGGTATTCCACTACATCAGTAATCGCTGAAATGCTGACTTCATCCATGCCATCGCGCGAATTAACTACAAGAGCATGTTCACTTCCCAGGTTGGCCAAGACATGTGCCAAAGGTTCAAGCCAGCGTTTTGCAAACACACCAACAACTTGTTTAGTAACTCGTGCTGGGTTAATGAGAGGGCCAAGAAGATTAAATAAGGTGCGAATGCCAAGTTGTTGGCGGGCATTACGGGCATGCTGCATTGCCTGGTGAAAATGTGGTGCAAATAAAAAACTTACTCCGCATTGTTGTATGCAATCTTTGAGCTGTTCATCACTGAGTTGCAATTCAAAACCCGCTTCTATTAATAGATCGGCACTACCACTGCGGCTTGAAACAGAACGATTACCATGCTTGGCTACGCGAACTCCTGCTGCTGCTACCACAAAACTACTAATGGTAGAGACATTAAAGGTATTTTTACCATCGCCACCAGTACCTACGATATCAATGAGGTCTTTTCCTAAATCAATAGGATGCGCAAGCTCCATCATTACTGTTGCCGCGGTGGTTAATTCTTCTGTGGTTTCACCTTTCATGCGCATTAAAGCTAAGAAGGTTGCGATTTGTACATCAGTTAATTCACCGCTCATGCAAGTGTGCATAAAATTTTGCATTTGCGAAGTCGTTAAATCTTTACCCGCAATTAATTGCTCAAAAAGTTTCGTTGTATTCATGTTCTAAAAAATGGGTTAGTAATTGTAAACCATGTTCGCTCAGAATGGCTTCCGGATGGAATTGTAGACCATAAAGTGGGTATTGACGATGAGAAATAGCCATAATTGTGTCGTCAGCCCATGCATCAATGGAGAAACAAGAGGGAAGCGTCTTCGTATCGATAGCAAGCGAATGATAACGTGTTGCTTGAAAGGGACTCGGCAAACAGCGAAAAAGACCTTGTTTATGATGCAGGATCGCAGACGTTTTTCCATGCATAATAGTTGGGGCCTGGATAATTGAGGCACCAAACGAATAAGCTAAACATTGATGGCCAAGACAAACCCCTAAAATTGGAATTTGTTGATGGAAATGCTCAATTACAGCAAGTGAAATACCAGCTTCTTGCGGGCCTTTAGGGCCGGGAGAAATAACAAGATATTGCGGTGCTAGCTGCCTGATTGTCCGAATATCGATGTTGTCATTGGCATAAACCATGACTTGTTGACCTAGATATTGAAAATATTGCACCAGGTTGTATGTAAAAGAATCATAATTATCAATGATGAGTAACATAAATTCCTGAGTTAAAAGAAAACAATGAAATGCGTTGGGGATACTTATCAGCTACAAAGAAAACTCTTCACCTAAATAAACGGCTCTGACCTGTTGATTACGTAGGATTGCCTCAGGCGTTCCTTCACAAAGAATTCTGCCCTGACTGACAATGTAAGCGCGTTCACAAATGTCTAAAGTCTCACGAACATTATGATCAGTAATTAATACACCGATTCCTTTATCACATAAATGAAGAATAATTTTTTTAATATCTAGAACGGAAATGGGATCAACGCCTGCAAAGGGTTCATCTAATAAAATAAACGTAGGTTCAATCGCTAAAGCTCGAGCAATTTCAACACGACGACGTTCCCCCCCCGAAAGACTCATCCCTAAGCTTTTTTGAATGTGAGAAATATGAAATTCCTGCATTAATTCTTGTAATTTTTCTTGGCGCCCTTGGTCGTCCAAGTCCTTGCGTAATTGTAAAATCGATAAAATGTTATCAGCAACTGACATTTTCCGAAAGACTGAGGCTTCTTGGGGCAAATAGCCAATACCCAAGCGTGCTCGTTGATGCATCGGAGCTTTGGTAATATCCTGCTCATTAAGTATAATTTGGCCTTCATCACAAGATTGCAGACCAACAATCATATAAAAGCAAGTTGTTTTACCGGCGCCATTAGGACCCAATAATCCTACGCATTCTCCACGACGAATATTGATACTAACGTCGTTAACAACCGTACGTGTTTTAAAAGATTTTTTTAAATGACGCGCTAACAATTCACTCATGATTTTTTCTCAGGATGAATAATAATGGTGGTGCGATTTTTAGTGTCACCCTTAGAAATAACATGTTGCTTTTCTGTATCATAGCTAATTTTGGGACCTGCAAAAGAGTTATCTCCTTGAGTAATTCGTGCGTTGCCAATTAATTCAACCAAGTGACGCTCAGGATAATAACGAATCATATCTGCATAAGCATGTAATAAGGGTTTATTAAGAGCAGTCTGCGTCCAATAATGGGCTTGTTCAGTCTCATCCCCTAAAGCAATTGCCAGAATTAATTTATTTTGCTGATTGCCTTCAGTAATGGCTTTGGCGGCACGCAGGTGCGTGGTTCCCTGATTAAACTCTACTCTGCCAACATACTCGCCACGGTGTGTTTGTTGATTGAGATCCGCAGAGTCGGCAGCGAGTTCGGCAATTTTTTCTCGATCGTCAGGCATGGCAAAACTGGTTATGTTAACTAGGATTAGCAAGAAAAAAATGACTAAACTCGTTATTTTATCCATTTCGTGGCTCATAGGTTGCATGTGCTCTGCTTAGTTGCACGCGTTTATCGGCCAAATAGGCTTTCATTCCCTGAGAGTGTACGATACTTCCAGGTTGCTCAAAGCTTACAGCAAGTTCAGACATTGCCAATTTTTCTTTAGGAAAATAAACGAGTTCTTCCGTTTTCATTGTACTTTCCTGAGTGTGTTCACCTTTATTCTGATGAACAATCACATTATGGATAAACGTAATCTGTTCTCCGCCATGAATAGCTCTGGCTGTGTCTGAATGAATTTGCCAGGCAGGTTGTCCAGGTTGAACAATCATAATTTGCGGCATTTT contains:
- the trpD gene encoding anthranilate phosphoribosyltransferase, which translates into the protein MNTTKLFEQLIAGKDLTTSQMQNFMHTCMSGELTDVQIATFLALMRMKGETTEELTTAATVMMELAHPIDLGKDLIDIVGTGGDGKNTFNVSTISSFVVAAAGVRVAKHGNRSVSSRSGSADLLIEAGFELQLSDEQLKDCIQQCGVSFLFAPHFHQAMQHARNARQQLGIRTLFNLLGPLINPARVTKQVVGVFAKRWLEPLAHVLANLGSEHALVVNSRDGMDEVSISAITDVVEYQHGQLRHWSINPKDYNCFHSSLDEIIVDSPTQSLALAKGVFNGQQGPARDIVLLNSALALYCADSSMSFSDAIEKAKEAIDSGEAQRRFQQLKELTHKGQIYE
- the lptB gene encoding LPS export ABC transporter ATP-binding protein translates to MSELLARHLKKSFKTRTVVNDVSINIRRGECVGLLGPNGAGKTTCFYMIVGLQSCDEGQIILNEQDITKAPMHQRARLGIGYLPQEASVFRKMSVADNILSILQLRKDLDDQGRQEKLQELMQEFHISHIQKSLGMSLSGGERRRVEIARALAIEPTFILLDEPFAGVDPISVLDIKKIILHLCDKGIGVLITDHNVRETLDICERAYIVSQGRILCEGTPEAILRNQQVRAVYLGEEFSL
- the lptC gene encoding LPS export ABC transporter periplasmic protein LptC, which produces MNAAKQAAWLFCVLIALACSGWYFASSNVINKLDDKTLSQSADTIVTNLTVRRFDEQGALINYLQTPEMQHIPAENTHLLKMPQIMIVQPGQPAWQIHSDTARAIHGGEQITFIHNVIVHQNKGEHTQESTMKTEELVYFPKEKLAMSELAVSFEQPGSIVHSQGMKAYLADKRVQLSRAHATYEPRNG
- the trpC gene encoding indole-3-glycerol phosphate synthase TrpC; this translates as MNSILNKIAEHKKLEVELAKRNLPLEVLMEHNNPLPRDFIANLNNANPAIIAEIKKASPSKGLIRADFDVATIAKIYEKNGARCLSVLTDINFFQGHPSFLAVAKENSVLPVLRKDFIIDPYQIYESRFLGADCILLIVAMLDDHQLRDYCQLAQELNMAVLVESHTLEELQRAIELPTPLMGVNNRSLHTFTTDIRTSIELVKNLPANKIMITESGINTREDIQLMLNNQIHCFLIGESLMRAPDIGGKLREFLSL
- the glsA gene encoding glutaminase A, with product MTQNRITVDLLKQLVSKAELSQEGNTANYIPELANVNKDLTAIAVHTLGGESLSYSNQPLAPVTLQSTGKMITLIGLLEEFGAEQLFEWVKVEPSGDDFASITRLEQFGPKPSNPMLNAGAITLCSHIPGIGEQQFAWLEHWVQKLFNQRLSINPLVFASEKRTGDRNRSLAYLLKSRNNLGAGVSETLDLYFTLCSYEAELEQMLYLPTLLANGGKDPVGGGQIISLETCKITLAIMATCGLYDETGTHMVKTGIPAKSGVSGYTIAALPGKAGIVVLSPRVNPKGNSIRGEIMLEELSKAMSWHFALP
- the lptA gene encoding lipopolysaccharide transport periplasmic protein LptA, with product MDKITSLVIFFLLILVNITSFAMPDDREKIAELAADSADLNQQTHRGEYVGRVEFNQGTTHLRAAKAITEGNQQNKLILAIALGDETEQAHYWTQTALNKPLLHAYADMIRYYPERHLVELIGNARITQGDNSFAGPKISYDTEKQHVISKGDTKNRTTIIIHPEKKS
- a CDS encoding anthranilate synthase component II, whose product is MLLIIDNYDSFTYNLVQYFQYLGQQVMVYANDNIDIRTIRQLAPQYLVISPGPKGPQEAGISLAVIEHFHQQIPILGVCLGHQCLAYSFGASIIQAPTIMHGKTSAILHHKQGLFRCLPSPFQATRYHSLAIDTKTLPSCFSIDAWADDTIMAISHRQYPLYGLQFHPEAILSEHGLQLLTHFLEHEYNETF